A region of Geobacillus sp. 46C-IIa DNA encodes the following proteins:
- a CDS encoding phosphatase PAP2 family protein gives MIAAAGAVLFLFVWASVAAGLTKAADEGGLQLFDSWQWLDPFTFLGNGKTIGIVTVMLVISLWFFRRDVYGMLLVVVAVGGGYGINEWIKHAVGRERPPHAGVEGFSFPSGHAMIGTIYLLLLAYFLAQTRTKRGERAAIYSVFAVLALFTGLSRLSLQVHYPSDVLGGFVLGGVYLAVCLALYQMWIHRGDRL, from the coding sequence ATGATAGCGGCTGCCGGCGCCGTCCTTTTTTTGTTTGTTTGGGCAAGCGTGGCGGCGGGGCTGACAAAGGCGGCTGACGAAGGTGGGCTGCAGTTGTTTGATTCATGGCAATGGCTCGATCCGTTTACTTTTCTCGGCAATGGGAAAACCATTGGCATCGTTACTGTGATGCTCGTCATCAGTTTATGGTTTTTCCGCCGCGATGTATATGGGATGTTGCTCGTCGTTGTTGCCGTTGGCGGGGGGTATGGCATCAATGAATGGATCAAGCACGCTGTCGGGCGGGAGCGCCCGCCGCATGCTGGGGTCGAAGGGTTCAGCTTTCCGAGCGGCCACGCGATGATCGGAACGATTTACTTGCTGCTTTTGGCGTATTTTTTGGCGCAAACGCGCACAAAGCGCGGGGAGAGGGCGGCCATTTACAGCGTGTTTGCAGTGCTGGCTCTCTTCACCGGCTTGAGTCGGTTAAGCTTGCAAGTGCATTATCCATCTGATGTGCTTGGTGGGTTTGTGCTTGGTGGTGTTTACTTAGCAGTCTGCCTTGCTCTTTATCAGATGTGGATTCATCGGGGCGATCGTTTATAG
- a CDS encoding glutamate synthase subunit beta gives MGKTTGFMEYAREEEKKRDPLSRLDDWKEYAQPFSEEVLARQGARCMDCGTPFCHMGLELNGLTSGCPVHNLIPEWNDLVYRGRWKEALDRLLKTNNFPEFTGRVCPAPCEGSCTVAISDPAVAIKGIERAIIDKGFAEGWVKPRIPKARTGKKVAIVGSGPAGLACADQLNQAGHSVTVYERADRIGGLLMYGIPNMKLEKEIVERRVRLLEGEGVTFITNTEVGKDITADELRAEYDAVVLCVGAQKQRDLVIEGRELEGVHFAMDYLTGVTKSLLDSNFADGQFIDAKDKHVIVIGGGDTGADCVATALRQGCKSVVQFGKHPALPDKRLDSNPWPQYPLVFTLDYAYEEAKAKFGADPRQYCIQTKKIVGDEYGRVKELHTIQMEKTIDENGKAIFNEIPGTEQVWPCDLVFIAIGFEGPEQPVLKQFGVETVNNKVKAPYGKYTTNIEGVFAAGDARRGQSLIVWAIHEGREAAREVDRFLMGETKLP, from the coding sequence GTGGGAAAAACAACAGGATTTATGGAATATGCTCGCGAGGAAGAAAAAAAGCGCGATCCGCTTTCCCGTCTTGATGATTGGAAAGAATATGCACAGCCGTTTTCCGAAGAAGTGCTGGCGCGCCAAGGCGCCCGTTGTATGGACTGCGGCACGCCGTTTTGCCATATGGGTTTAGAGTTGAACGGCCTCACTTCAGGATGCCCAGTGCACAACTTAATTCCGGAATGGAACGATTTAGTGTACCGCGGCCGTTGGAAAGAAGCGCTTGATCGGCTTTTGAAAACGAACAACTTCCCGGAATTTACAGGTCGCGTCTGCCCGGCGCCATGTGAAGGCTCGTGTACGGTGGCGATTTCCGATCCGGCAGTGGCGATTAAAGGGATCGAACGGGCCATTATTGATAAAGGGTTTGCCGAAGGATGGGTGAAACCGCGCATCCCGAAAGCGCGCACCGGGAAAAAAGTGGCCATCGTCGGCTCCGGTCCGGCTGGGCTCGCCTGCGCCGACCAGCTCAACCAAGCCGGCCATTCAGTGACGGTGTACGAGCGGGCGGATCGCATCGGCGGTTTGTTGATGTACGGCATTCCGAACATGAAATTGGAAAAAGAAATCGTCGAACGTCGCGTCCGTTTGCTTGAGGGAGAAGGCGTTACGTTTATTACGAACACGGAAGTCGGCAAGGACATCACGGCCGACGAGCTGCGCGCTGAGTATGATGCGGTTGTTTTATGCGTCGGAGCGCAAAAGCAGCGCGACTTGGTTATTGAGGGGCGGGAGCTTGAGGGCGTCCATTTTGCCATGGATTATTTAACCGGCGTGACGAAAAGTTTGCTCGATTCGAATTTTGCCGATGGACAGTTTATTGATGCCAAAGATAAACATGTCATCGTCATCGGCGGCGGCGATACGGGCGCTGACTGCGTGGCGACCGCGCTGCGGCAAGGCTGTAAAAGCGTTGTCCAGTTTGGCAAACACCCGGCTCTTCCGGACAAGCGCCTAGACAGCAATCCGTGGCCGCAATACCCGCTCGTCTTTACGCTTGATTATGCATACGAAGAAGCGAAAGCAAAGTTCGGCGCGGATCCGCGTCAATATTGCATCCAGACGAAAAAAATCGTTGGCGATGAGTATGGCCGGGTGAAAGAACTGCATACGATTCAAATGGAAAAAACCATCGATGAAAACGGCAAAGCCATCTTTAACGAAATTCCGGGGACAGAACAAGTGTGGCCGTGCGACCTTGTTTTCATCGCCATTGGCTTCGAAGGGCCTGAGCAGCCGGTGTTGAAGCAGTTCGGCGTAGAAACAGTCAACAATAAAGTGAAGGCTCCGTACGGCAAATATACGACAAACATTGAAGGCGTGTTTGCGGCCGGCGATGCCCGCCGCGGCCAAAGCTTGATCGTTTGGGCGATTCACGAAGGCCGGGAAGCAGCTCGTGAAGTAGACCGCTTTCTGATGGGAGAGACGAAACTGCCGTGA
- a CDS encoding acryloyl-CoA reductase encodes MSAFQAFVVNKTETEFTAEVKTISMDDLPEGDVVVRVHYSSVNYKDGLASIPDGKIVKTYPFVPGIDLAGVVVSSQHPRFREGDEVIATGYEIGVTHFGGYSEYVRLPGDWLVPLPKGLTVKEAMAIGTAGFTAALSIHRLEEHGLTPEHGRVLVTGATGGVGSLAVSMLAKRGYTVEASTGKAVEHDYLRALGAAEILTREDVTAERIRPLDQQRWAAAVDPVGGRTLATVLSRIRYGGAVAVSGLTGGVDVPTTVYPFILRGVSLLGIDSVYCPMDLRLRIWERLAGDLKPDLERIAHEISLRELPVALARILRGELRGRTVVRLG; translated from the coding sequence ATGTCCGCATTTCAAGCGTTTGTTGTCAACAAAACAGAAACGGAGTTTACAGCCGAGGTTAAAACGATCTCCATGGACGATTTGCCAGAAGGCGATGTCGTCGTCCGCGTCCATTATTCAAGCGTCAACTACAAAGACGGGCTGGCGTCGATCCCGGATGGCAAAATTGTGAAAACGTATCCGTTCGTTCCGGGGATTGACTTGGCCGGCGTCGTCGTCTCATCGCAACACCCGCGATTCCGCGAGGGGGATGAGGTGATTGCGACCGGCTATGAAATTGGCGTCACCCACTTTGGCGGCTATAGTGAGTATGTGCGGTTGCCCGGCGACTGGCTCGTGCCGCTGCCAAAAGGTTTAACGGTAAAGGAAGCGATGGCGATCGGCACGGCGGGATTCACAGCGGCTTTGTCCATCCATCGGCTTGAGGAGCACGGGCTGACCCCAGAGCACGGGCGGGTGCTCGTTACGGGGGCGACGGGCGGCGTCGGCAGCTTGGCCGTATCGATGCTCGCGAAGCGCGGCTATACAGTGGAAGCGAGCACAGGCAAAGCGGTCGAGCACGATTATTTGCGCGCTTTAGGAGCGGCTGAAATATTGACGCGCGAAGACGTCACCGCCGAGCGCATTCGCCCGCTGGATCAGCAGCGTTGGGCGGCGGCGGTCGATCCGGTCGGCGGCCGGACGCTGGCGACCGTGCTAAGCCGCATCCGTTACGGCGGGGCCGTGGCGGTAAGTGGACTGACGGGAGGGGTGGACGTGCCGACGACGGTCTACCCATTCATTTTGCGCGGCGTGAGCTTGCTTGGCATCGATTCCGTCTATTGCCCGATGGACTTGCGCCTTCGCATTTGGGAGCGGCTCGCTGGCGATTTGAAGCCGGATTTGGAGCGGATTGCCCATGAAATTTCGCTCCGCGAACTGCCGGTGGCGCTTGCGCGTATTTTGCGCGGCGAACTGCGCGGCCGGACGGTGGTGCGGTTGGGATGA
- a CDS encoding LysR family transcriptional regulator has translation MELRQLQYFVEVAKREHVSEAADALHVAQSAISRQIANLEAELGVQLFEREGRNVKLTPIGRHFLPHAEAVLKAVDDAKQQIEEYLDPERGTIKIGFPTSLASHMMPMVISAFKAEHPNVSFHLRQGSYHYLIEAVKKREIDLAFLGPIPAREIGIKGEILFSEPFAALLPNSHPLARRDRIVLNELRHDSFVTFPKGYILHQILIDACHQAGFSPNISSEGEDLDAIKGLVSAGIGVTLLPESALSESLLRYAAKVPIEMPQVRRNVGIIISDHHELAPSVKVFYRFVKDFFSELERYQLRG, from the coding sequence ATGGAATTACGGCAGCTGCAATACTTCGTCGAAGTCGCCAAGCGCGAGCACGTATCCGAAGCGGCCGATGCGCTTCACGTCGCCCAGTCGGCGATCAGCCGGCAAATCGCCAACCTAGAGGCCGAGCTCGGCGTCCAGCTCTTTGAGCGCGAAGGGCGGAACGTCAAACTCACCCCGATCGGACGCCACTTTTTGCCGCACGCGGAGGCGGTGTTAAAAGCGGTCGATGATGCGAAACAACAAATTGAGGAGTATTTGGACCCGGAACGCGGGACGATTAAAATCGGCTTCCCGACAAGCCTCGCCAGCCATATGATGCCGATGGTCATTTCCGCTTTCAAAGCCGAACACCCGAACGTCTCGTTCCATCTTCGCCAAGGATCGTACCATTATTTGATTGAAGCAGTGAAAAAGAGGGAAATTGATTTGGCGTTTCTTGGGCCGATTCCGGCGCGCGAAATCGGCATTAAGGGGGAAATTTTATTTTCCGAGCCGTTTGCCGCCCTCTTGCCAAACAGCCACCCGCTCGCCCGCCGCGATCGGATCGTGTTAAACGAACTCCGCCATGATTCGTTTGTGACATTTCCTAAAGGTTATATTTTGCATCAAATTTTAATTGACGCCTGTCATCAAGCCGGATTTTCGCCCAACATCTCATCCGAAGGCGAGGATCTTGACGCCATTAAGGGACTTGTCTCCGCCGGCATCGGCGTCACTCTGCTGCCGGAAAGCGCCTTATCGGAGAGCTTGCTTCGTTACGCCGCCAAGGTGCCGATTGAAATGCCGCAAGTGAGGCGCAACGTCGGCATCATCATTTCCGATCATCATGAGCTTGCCCCATCGGTAAAAGTATTCTATCGGTTTGTGAAAGACTTTTTCTCCGAGCTGGAGCGGTATCAATTGCGGGGATGA
- the gltB gene encoding glutamate synthase large subunit encodes MKHYGLPKAQGLYRPEFEHDACGIGFYAHLKGKPSHDIIEKALHMLRQLEHRGGQGSDPETGDGAGIMMQIPHEYFQAVCGEMNLPEKGRYGVGMFFLPENEEKRAHYEAKLNEIIAQEGQQLLGWRTVPVDDNKLGKLARQSKPFVRQVFVAASADVADELAFERKLYVIRKQFEKCVENNECYVASFSSRTIVYKGLLTPEQIDAFYLDLQDERFRSAFALVHSRFSTNTFPSWERAHPNRYLIHNGEINTLRGNVNWMTAREKQFVSEAFGADLEKVTPILDTNGSDSSILDNAFEFFVLAGRNPAHVAMMLIPEPWFWDEQMDDAKKAFYEYHSCLMEPWDGPTAISFTDGKQIGAILDRNGLRPARYYVTKDDYIIFSSEVGVIDVDPNNILYKERLSPGKMLLVDLEQGRIISDQEIKEEMASQQPYRQWIDEQMVTLGDFNVPETVEAPKQLVKLQKAFGYTFEDVEKMILPMATEGKDPTGAMGMDAPLAVLSERPQSLFTYFKQLFAQVTNPPIDAIREYVVTSTMTLLGKEGNILHPDAKAARRIRLETPLLTNEQLAALKANPHPEFSCAVLPTLFTDDLKQALDELFAQADEAIENGATLLVLSDRGVDETHVAIPVLLAVSGLHQHLVRNGTRTNVSLLVESGEAREVHHFAALIGYGADAINPYLALETIRQASESGTIALSYREAVKTYMKAAVDGVVKVMSKMGISTVQSYRGAQIFEAVGIGDEVIDEYFTGTASQINGIGLDEIAKEAKMRHEAAFGARHEDDVLDTGSELQWRRNGEHHAFNPKTIHLLQWACRKNDYALYKQYSKLANEEQLTFLRNLFDFDPNRKPVPIDEVEPVDSIVRRFKTGAMSFGSISQEAHEALAIAMNRIGGKSNSGEGGEDPARYAKDANGDWRRSAIKQVASGRFGVKSHYLVNADELQIKMAQGAKPGEGGQLPANKVYPWVGKVRGSTPGVELISPPPHHDIYSIEDLAQLIYDLKNANKDARISVKLVAKAGVGTIAAGVAKGNADVIVISGYDGGTGASPKTSIKHAGLPWELGLAETHQTLMLNGLRDRVVLETDGKLMTGRDVVMAALFGAEEFGFATAPLVVLGCVMMRVCHLDTCPVGVATQNPELRKKFAGEPEHVVNFMYFVAQEVREIMAELGFRTINEMVGRVDVLKVSERAKAHWKAKHLDLSRLLHQVDGPRTCGKGQNHRLETTLDYTDILPAVQPALERQAPVELELAIRNVHRTVGAMTGSEISKRYGEEGLREDTIRLRFTGSAGQSFAAFVPRGMTLELVGDANDYVGKGLSGGKVIVRPPLEAPFASADNVIIGNVAFYGATSGEAYIRGRAGERFCVRNSGVHAVVEGVGDHGCEYMTGGRVVILGSVGKNFAAGMSGGIAYVLADEDSWQQAANRELVAFEQLEDEQEMLEVRRMIENHYRYTGSPRAALVLDEWDAYVKRFVKVIPRNYKLMVETIQMLEQSGLSYEEAAMSAFETVAKRKKAAAASAHVLQVAAK; translated from the coding sequence ATGAAACACTACGGATTACCGAAAGCACAAGGGCTGTATCGCCCGGAATTTGAACATGATGCATGCGGGATCGGGTTTTATGCTCATTTAAAAGGAAAACCGTCACATGACATTATTGAAAAAGCGCTCCATATGCTTCGCCAGCTTGAACATCGGGGCGGCCAAGGCAGCGATCCGGAAACGGGCGATGGCGCGGGCATTATGATGCAAATTCCACACGAGTATTTTCAAGCGGTGTGCGGCGAAATGAACTTGCCGGAAAAAGGTCGCTACGGGGTCGGGATGTTCTTTTTGCCGGAAAATGAAGAGAAGCGGGCGCATTATGAAGCAAAATTAAATGAAATCATCGCCCAGGAAGGACAGCAGCTGCTCGGTTGGCGGACGGTGCCGGTTGACGATAACAAGCTTGGCAAATTGGCGCGGCAAAGCAAACCGTTCGTTCGCCAAGTGTTCGTCGCCGCCAGCGCTGATGTCGCCGATGAATTGGCGTTTGAACGGAAATTGTATGTCATTCGCAAACAGTTTGAAAAGTGTGTAGAAAACAACGAGTGCTACGTGGCAAGCTTCTCGAGCCGGACGATCGTGTATAAGGGGCTTTTGACGCCGGAACAAATTGATGCGTTTTATTTAGATTTGCAGGATGAACGGTTCCGCTCCGCGTTCGCCCTCGTGCACTCGCGTTTCAGCACGAACACGTTCCCAAGCTGGGAGCGGGCTCATCCGAACCGCTATTTGATCCACAACGGCGAGATCAACACGCTGCGCGGCAACGTCAACTGGATGACGGCGCGTGAAAAGCAGTTCGTTTCTGAAGCGTTTGGCGCCGATTTGGAAAAGGTGACGCCGATTTTGGATACAAATGGGAGCGACTCGTCGATTTTGGACAATGCGTTTGAATTTTTCGTCCTTGCTGGCCGTAATCCAGCCCATGTGGCGATGATGCTCATTCCGGAACCATGGTTTTGGGATGAACAAATGGATGACGCGAAAAAGGCGTTTTACGAGTATCATAGCTGTTTGATGGAGCCGTGGGACGGCCCGACGGCGATTTCGTTCACCGACGGCAAACAAATCGGCGCTATTTTGGATCGGAACGGCTTGCGTCCGGCTCGCTATTACGTGACGAAAGACGACTACATTATTTTCTCGTCCGAAGTTGGCGTTATCGATGTCGACCCGAACAACATTTTATACAAAGAGCGGCTAAGCCCGGGGAAAATGTTGCTTGTTGATTTGGAACAAGGGCGCATTATTTCTGACCAAGAGATTAAGGAAGAAATGGCAAGCCAACAGCCGTACCGTCAATGGATTGACGAGCAAATGGTGACCCTTGGCGACTTCAACGTTCCGGAAACGGTCGAAGCGCCGAAGCAGCTTGTCAAGCTGCAAAAAGCGTTCGGCTACACATTTGAAGATGTAGAAAAAATGATTTTGCCGATGGCGACGGAAGGGAAAGACCCGACGGGCGCGATGGGCATGGACGCTCCGCTGGCGGTGCTGTCGGAACGGCCGCAAAGCTTGTTTACCTACTTCAAGCAGCTGTTTGCCCAAGTCACGAACCCGCCGATTGACGCGATTCGTGAGTATGTCGTCACGTCAACGATGACGCTGCTCGGCAAAGAAGGGAACATTTTACATCCGGATGCCAAAGCGGCGCGCCGCATTCGCCTTGAGACGCCGTTGTTGACGAATGAACAATTGGCGGCATTAAAAGCGAATCCGCACCCAGAGTTTTCGTGTGCGGTGTTGCCGACGCTGTTTACGGACGATTTGAAGCAGGCCCTTGACGAGCTGTTCGCCCAAGCGGATGAAGCGATCGAAAACGGCGCGACGCTCCTCGTTCTGTCCGACCGCGGCGTTGACGAAACGCATGTGGCGATTCCAGTGTTGCTTGCGGTAAGTGGGCTTCACCAGCACCTCGTCCGGAACGGGACGCGAACGAACGTCAGCCTGCTTGTCGAAAGCGGCGAAGCGCGTGAAGTGCACCATTTTGCGGCGCTGATCGGCTACGGCGCGGACGCCATTAATCCGTATTTGGCGCTCGAGACGATCCGCCAGGCGTCAGAAAGCGGCACGATCGCCTTGTCGTATCGCGAAGCGGTGAAAACGTATATGAAGGCAGCCGTTGACGGCGTTGTCAAAGTGATGTCGAAAATGGGCATTTCGACTGTGCAAAGCTACCGCGGCGCACAAATTTTTGAAGCGGTCGGCATCGGCGACGAGGTCATCGATGAATACTTCACTGGCACAGCGTCGCAAATTAACGGCATTGGGCTCGACGAAATTGCGAAAGAAGCGAAAATGCGTCATGAAGCAGCATTTGGCGCCCGTCACGAAGACGATGTGCTAGATACCGGCAGCGAGCTGCAATGGCGTCGCAACGGCGAACACCATGCGTTCAACCCGAAGACGATCCATCTGTTGCAATGGGCATGCCGGAAAAACGATTATGCTCTCTATAAACAATATTCAAAACTGGCCAATGAAGAACAGCTGACGTTCTTGCGCAACTTGTTCGACTTTGATCCGAACCGGAAGCCGGTGCCGATTGACGAAGTCGAGCCGGTCGACTCGATCGTCCGCCGCTTCAAAACTGGGGCCATGTCGTTTGGCTCGATTAGCCAAGAAGCCCACGAGGCGCTGGCGATCGCTATGAACCGGATCGGCGGGAAAAGCAACAGCGGCGAAGGCGGCGAAGATCCGGCCCGTTATGCGAAAGACGCGAACGGCGACTGGCGTCGCAGCGCGATCAAGCAGGTTGCTTCCGGACGTTTCGGCGTGAAAAGTCATTACTTAGTCAACGCTGATGAATTGCAAATTAAAATGGCCCAAGGAGCGAAGCCAGGCGAAGGCGGGCAGCTTCCGGCCAACAAAGTGTATCCGTGGGTCGGCAAAGTGCGCGGCTCGACGCCAGGGGTAGAGCTCATCTCTCCGCCGCCGCACCATGACATTTACTCGATCGAAGATTTGGCTCAGTTGATTTATGATTTGAAAAATGCGAACAAAGACGCGCGCATTAGCGTCAAGCTTGTCGCTAAAGCCGGCGTCGGCACGATCGCCGCTGGCGTGGCGAAAGGAAACGCGGATGTCATCGTCATCAGCGGCTATGACGGCGGCACGGGCGCTTCGCCGAAAACGAGCATTAAACATGCCGGCCTGCCGTGGGAGCTTGGTTTGGCGGAAACGCACCAAACGCTGATGCTCAACGGCTTGCGCGACCGTGTTGTCCTAGAAACGGACGGCAAGCTCATGACCGGCCGTGACGTTGTGATGGCTGCGCTGTTTGGTGCCGAAGAATTCGGATTTGCGACTGCTCCGCTCGTCGTTTTAGGCTGTGTCATGATGCGCGTCTGCCATTTGGATACGTGTCCAGTCGGCGTGGCGACACAAAATCCGGAATTGCGCAAGAAGTTTGCGGGCGAGCCGGAACATGTTGTCAACTTCATGTACTTTGTCGCCCAAGAAGTGCGCGAAATTATGGCCGAGCTCGGCTTCCGTACGATCAATGAAATGGTTGGTCGTGTCGATGTCTTAAAAGTGAGCGAGCGGGCAAAAGCGCATTGGAAAGCGAAACATCTCGACTTGTCCCGTCTGCTGCACCAAGTCGATGGCCCGCGCACTTGCGGCAAAGGACAAAACCATCGTTTGGAAACGACGCTTGACTATACAGACATTTTGCCGGCGGTGCAGCCAGCGCTTGAGCGGCAGGCGCCAGTTGAGCTCGAACTCGCGATCCGCAACGTCCATCGCACGGTTGGGGCGATGACCGGCAGCGAAATTTCGAAACGCTACGGCGAGGAAGGGCTGCGGGAAGATACGATCCGCCTCCGCTTCACCGGATCGGCCGGACAAAGCTTTGCGGCGTTTGTGCCGAGAGGAATGACGCTCGAGCTTGTCGGTGACGCGAACGATTACGTCGGCAAAGGGCTCTCGGGCGGAAAGGTGATCGTTCGTCCGCCGCTTGAGGCGCCATTTGCGTCGGCAGATAACGTCATTATCGGCAACGTCGCCTTCTACGGAGCGACGAGCGGCGAGGCGTACATTCGCGGCCGCGCCGGCGAGCGGTTCTGCGTGCGCAACAGCGGCGTCCATGCCGTTGTCGAAGGCGTCGGCGACCACGGCTGTGAATATATGACCGGCGGCCGTGTGGTCATCCTCGGTTCGGTCGGCAAAAACTTTGCCGCCGGCATGTCGGGAGGCATTGCCTACGTCCTCGCTGATGAAGACAGCTGGCAGCAGGCAGCCAACCGAGAGCTCGTCGCGTTTGAACAGCTCGAAGACGAGCAAGAGATGTTGGAAGTGCGCCGGATGATCGAAAACCATTACCGCTATACGGGAAGCCCGCGGGCGGCGTTAGTGCTTGACGAGTGGGACGCCTATGTAAAGCGGTTTGTCAAAGTGATTCCGCGCAACTACAAACTGATGGTTGAAACGATTCAAATGCTTGAACAGTCCGGGCTTTCGTATGAAGAAGCTGCCATGTCGGCGTTTGAAACGGTAGCGAAACGGAAAAAAGCGGCTGCCGCCAGCGCCCATGTGTTGCAAGTGGCCGCAAAATAG
- a CDS encoding GDYXXLXY domain-containing protein yields the protein MAARIVKTGYALAFLCIIASIVYFFAANWSEMGREAKVGISIGVMAGFYITSTALRGRHGFLGRWLFVGGTLSFGIALALLGQIYNSHADSYWLFLIWLVPTALLARLTKDPALSVIAVVLLQLTCWFYYFPSAYRIEWTEWVSFGWLLLFAAVNGAVFGLSRSPWAAHLAYAAMHGWLLVISVTGFSYERDVWWPYVYAALFAGLLYYFFAVTKQRSYALLTSLFVGLFLLIQYIRLLVDHFETWMLFIGLAVAGAILYGGIMLLRRTGVFSAGTRTGTWVLAAFQAVITLAASALATASLLGLYLLWAESWSPYVLFFAAIFGFVLPAWLGRRWNAVVRYTLLAVGYGLGWTVTWELSTAVLVLYIAVLAVGVIRFPDRGMQRLTTVALTLYLYVVLDVNMESGRVELLTLALWNGALYAYSRWRRGKTAMTPFVLALSALGIATNVDIFQADGLYMASNIAMVAVLAFFLFQRRRRERAVAWGYTALYLVLKYYELAWNLLHKSVSLLAAGVVLLAWAVWLEKRNRLDFPREAAWPRNVSLGVLLIVVAQFLFTGYTVWEKERLLRDGQLVKLALEPVDPRSVLQGDYIQLRYDISTIQSLDGSGKVQVMLRKEPDGVYRFAGVYAVNGQKRSGAARQQGDILISGTFYGTQVVYGIESYFVPEKTGIERQENARFAYVRVSQNGDALLERIGAE from the coding sequence ATGGCGGCCCGGATCGTGAAAACAGGGTATGCGTTGGCGTTTTTGTGCATCATTGCCAGCATCGTGTATTTTTTTGCTGCCAACTGGTCGGAGATGGGGCGAGAGGCGAAAGTTGGGATCAGCATCGGTGTGATGGCAGGGTTTTACATCACGAGTACGGCGCTTCGGGGCCGCCATGGTTTTTTAGGACGCTGGCTGTTTGTCGGTGGGACATTGTCGTTTGGCATCGCCTTGGCGTTGCTTGGGCAAATCTACAATTCCCACGCCGACAGCTATTGGCTGTTTCTCATTTGGCTTGTGCCGACGGCGTTGCTGGCGCGGTTGACGAAAGATCCAGCGCTTTCGGTCATCGCTGTCGTGTTGCTGCAACTCACCTGCTGGTTTTATTACTTTCCTTCCGCTTACCGTATCGAATGGACGGAATGGGTATCGTTTGGCTGGCTATTGTTGTTTGCAGCTGTGAACGGTGCGGTCTTTGGTCTCAGCCGTTCCCCGTGGGCAGCTCATCTCGCTTACGCAGCCATGCACGGTTGGCTGCTGGTGATCAGTGTAACTGGTTTTTCGTATGAGCGTGATGTCTGGTGGCCATACGTGTATGCAGCGCTGTTTGCCGGGTTGCTATATTACTTTTTCGCAGTCACAAAACAACGGTCGTACGCGTTGCTGACAAGTTTATTTGTCGGCTTGTTTTTGTTGATTCAATATATTCGTCTCCTTGTTGATCATTTTGAAACATGGATGCTTTTCATTGGGCTTGCGGTGGCAGGGGCGATTCTGTATGGCGGGATCATGCTTCTGCGGCGGACGGGGGTGTTTTCGGCGGGGACGCGGACTGGGACATGGGTTTTGGCCGCGTTTCAAGCGGTGATTACGCTTGCGGCCTCGGCATTGGCGACGGCGAGTTTGCTCGGCTTGTATCTCCTTTGGGCAGAGTCATGGTCGCCGTATGTGCTCTTTTTCGCCGCGATCTTCGGATTCGTCCTTCCTGCCTGGCTTGGCCGGCGGTGGAATGCCGTTGTCCGCTATACGCTGCTCGCGGTCGGTTACGGGCTTGGATGGACGGTGACGTGGGAGCTGTCGACGGCGGTGTTGGTTCTTTATATCGCTGTGCTCGCCGTGGGAGTGATCCGTTTCCCGGATCGCGGGATGCAGCGGTTGACGACGGTGGCGTTGACGCTTTATTTGTATGTAGTGCTTGATGTGAACATGGAGAGTGGACGGGTGGAATTGTTGACGCTCGCTCTATGGAACGGGGCGTTGTACGCATACAGTCGATGGAGGAGAGGGAAGACGGCCATGACTCCGTTCGTGCTGGCGCTTAGTGCGCTCGGGATTGCGACAAATGTTGACATTTTCCAGGCTGACGGGCTTTATATGGCGTCCAATATCGCCATGGTGGCTGTGCTCGCCTTTTTCTTGTTTCAACGGCGGCGCCGCGAGCGAGCTGTCGCTTGGGGGTATACTGCACTTTATCTTGTGCTCAAATATTACGAGCTGGCGTGGAACTTGCTCCATAAATCGGTGAGTTTGTTGGCGGCTGGGGTGGTGTTGCTCGCTTGGGCTGTTTGGCTGGAAAAACGGAATCGGCTTGATTTCCCTAGGGAGGCAGCGTGGCCTCGAAACGTTTCCTTAGGTGTCCTGTTGATTGTCGTTGCCCAATTTCTGTTTACAGGATATACCGTATGGGAGAAAGAACGTCTATTGCGAGACGGACAGTTGGTAAAATTAGCGCTCGAGCCGGTGGATCCGCGCTCTGTGCTGCAAGGGGATTATATCCAGCTTCGCTATGACATTTCCACGATCCAGTCTCTGGACGGCAGTGGGAAGGTGCAAGTGATGTTGCGAAAAGAGCCGGACGGGGTATACCGTTTTGCCGGAGTGTATGCCGTCAATGGCCAAAAACGGTCTGGGGCTGCACGGCAACAGGGAGATATTTTGATCAGTGGCACTTTCTATGGTACGCAAGTCGTATACGGGATTGAGTCGTATTTCGTGCCGGAAAAAACGGGAATAGAGCGGCAGGAAAACGCCCGTTTCGCTTATGTGCGCGTCAGTCAAAATGGCGATGCGCTGCTTGAAAGGATCGGCGCTGAATGA